A region of Cellulophaga sp. RHA19 DNA encodes the following proteins:
- a CDS encoding AraC family transcriptional regulator, which yields MKLTYKQTEKRPENSFLARQDRMPCIEQNWHFHKELELIYFIKSTGTRYVGNSIGNFAPGELYLIGSNVPHLFKNHKEYYADKLEDEAVDLIVIKFENDFLGSDFLDLAEAKRLQTLFQKANMGLQFSKAATYLVHNHILGLVGNQGLSRIIGLLKILDILSVSENYKPLCTEVITNTYNKNEKDRMARVITFLTENFDKKIELEEVSSIAFMTPNAFCRYFKKRTKKSFTQYLNEIRLRHACKLLIEGEMQISTVCYQSGFNTLTNFNRQFKTLMKVTPSEYMEKYNQRISAS from the coding sequence ATGAAATTAACGTATAAACAAACAGAGAAAAGACCCGAAAATTCTTTTCTTGCTCGCCAAGACAGAATGCCTTGTATAGAACAAAATTGGCACTTTCATAAAGAGCTAGAGTTAATTTATTTTATTAAAAGCACAGGCACTAGATACGTAGGTAACTCTATTGGAAATTTTGCCCCAGGAGAACTATATTTAATAGGAAGCAACGTTCCTCATCTATTTAAAAATCATAAAGAATATTATGCGGACAAACTAGAAGATGAAGCCGTAGATTTAATTGTTATTAAATTTGAAAACGATTTTCTTGGTTCAGATTTTTTAGATTTAGCAGAAGCAAAAAGACTACAAACTCTTTTTCAGAAAGCAAATATGGGACTGCAATTTTCTAAAGCTGCAACCTACCTTGTACACAACCACATCCTTGGATTAGTAGGAAATCAAGGTCTTTCTAGAATTATTGGATTACTAAAAATACTAGATATATTATCTGTTAGCGAAAACTACAAACCACTATGCACAGAGGTTATAACAAACACATACAACAAAAACGAAAAAGATCGTATGGCAAGAGTAATTACGTTCTTAACTGAAAATTTTGACAAAAAAATAGAACTAGAAGAGGTATCTTCAATTGCTTTTATGACTCCAAATGCATTTTGCAGATACTTTAAAAAAAGAACTAAAAAATCTTTTACACAATACCTTAATGAAATTAGATTAAGACACGCTTGTAAATTATTAATTGAAGGAGAAATGCAAATCTCTACTGTCTGCTACCAATCTGGCTTTAATACTTTAACAAACTTTAATAGGCAGTTTAAAACCTTAATGAAGGTTACACCATCTGAATATATGGAAAAATACAACCAAAGAATATCTGCATCATAA
- a CDS encoding GntP family permease, producing the protein MSALIILIICIILLIVTVTVFKVHPIPALLVFGLILGLATGESVTVVTESLLSGFGNTLKWIGLIILFGALLGEILSNTGGSDVIADSIIGLFGTKYLPLSMAVIGFLIGIPVFMDVAYLTLLPTLHVLSKKSGHSILVLGLSLAISLTVAHALIPPTPGPLAVAAAFNINVGTIIPLNVIVAIAAILGGLAWLKFNKKNLQITNKIDNSKLNQTKKKVLTGYKKTLPFAALLIPLLLMSIGTIFKEENQLISFIKNPIWALLIGILFALPLLGKKNFSTKLNNYFNTAGSKTAIVILITGTGGAFGQVIKDTGIVSDLFTSTDSISSMGIIVPFALSMLFTTVTGSITVSLITTASIVAPLISNGTLEPAFTTAAICAGSLGIIHVNSSFFWLFKEIHQVSVPKLLKSFSLLTAIVSLSGGLMVFIVYILTRK; encoded by the coding sequence ATGTCTGCCCTAATTATATTAATAATCTGCATTATTTTATTAATTGTAACTGTTACCGTTTTTAAAGTACACCCAATACCAGCGTTACTTGTTTTTGGACTCATATTGGGGTTAGCAACAGGAGAATCTGTTACCGTTGTAACCGAAAGCTTACTAAGCGGATTTGGCAACACATTAAAATGGATTGGTTTAATTATACTTTTTGGAGCTTTACTAGGAGAAATATTATCTAACACAGGCGGGTCTGACGTTATTGCCGATAGTATCATTGGTTTATTTGGCACCAAATACCTACCCTTAAGTATGGCTGTTATAGGTTTTTTAATAGGAATTCCTGTTTTTATGGACGTTGCCTACTTAACTTTACTACCAACATTACATGTTTTATCTAAAAAGTCTGGACACTCTATTTTAGTACTTGGCTTATCTTTAGCAATAAGTCTAACAGTTGCTCATGCACTAATACCCCCTACTCCAGGACCACTAGCAGTTGCAGCAGCTTTTAACATTAATGTAGGCACAATTATTCCACTAAACGTTATAGTTGCTATTGCTGCAATACTAGGAGGCTTAGCTTGGCTAAAATTTAATAAAAAAAACCTTCAAATAACTAACAAAATAGATAACAGCAAACTAAATCAAACTAAAAAAAAGGTTCTAACAGGCTATAAAAAAACACTCCCTTTTGCCGCATTATTAATTCCGTTACTTTTAATGTCTATTGGCACTATTTTCAAAGAAGAAAACCAATTAATATCGTTTATAAAAAATCCTATTTGGGCCTTACTAATTGGTATTTTATTTGCATTACCATTACTTGGAAAAAAGAATTTTTCAACCAAGCTAAACAATTACTTTAATACTGCAGGGTCTAAAACCGCTATTGTTATTTTAATTACAGGAACTGGTGGTGCATTTGGTCAAGTTATAAAAGATACTGGTATTGTTAGCGACCTATTTACAAGCACAGACTCAATTTCATCTATGGGTATAATTGTGCCATTTGCACTAAGCATGCTGTTTACAACAGTTACAGGATCTATAACTGTTTCTTTAATAACAACAGCATCTATTGTTGCCCCATTAATTAGTAACGGTACTTTAGAACCTGCCTTTACTACAGCTGCAATTTGCGCAGGCTCTTTAGGAATTATTCACGTAAACAGCAGCTTCTTTTGGTTGTTTAAAGAAATACACCAAGTATCTGTACCAAAACTCCTAAAGTCATTTAGCTTACTTACTGCTATTGTTTCTTTATCTGGCGGATTAATGGTATTTATTGTCTACATACTTACTAGAAAATAA
- a CDS encoding L-rhamnose/proton symporter RhaT, whose amino-acid sequence MDTYTLAIILVVFASFFQGTFGLGMKYIAPLKWEAWWLVQAFIAMIFVPVIWALIVIPDLFSVLANVDASTFWTASLYGFLWGIGGILFGVSVEKTGISITYGIVMGLAASMGCIIPLFQIDGAFSQPSFPIILVGVALLLVGVGITAIAGVKRDKLKGNNESSTNKSIKLGVLIAVASGVLSAFLNVGFSNAAPVAKIAVDSYGTSAQNASLASWVVVLIGAFAMNGGYAIYRLAKNKTWNSFKVKNSKKAYMWAIATGIFWFAALGVYGQGAALMGDLGPVIGWPILLGLALIISNIWAYRSGEWNNAKGPFKILLGGLAVLISAICILGYANY is encoded by the coding sequence ATGGACACATACACGCTAGCAATTATACTTGTTGTATTTGCAAGTTTTTTCCAAGGAACCTTTGGATTAGGAATGAAATATATAGCACCACTAAAATGGGAAGCTTGGTGGTTAGTACAAGCATTTATTGCTATGATTTTTGTTCCTGTAATTTGGGCATTAATTGTAATTCCTGATTTATTTAGTGTATTGGCCAATGTAGACGCTAGCACTTTTTGGACAGCCTCTCTTTATGGTTTTTTATGGGGAATTGGAGGTATACTTTTTGGAGTAAGTGTAGAAAAAACAGGAATCTCTATAACCTATGGTATTGTAATGGGATTAGCAGCATCTATGGGATGTATTATTCCTCTATTTCAAATTGACGGCGCTTTCTCGCAACCATCTTTCCCAATTATATTAGTAGGCGTAGCTCTGCTATTAGTAGGCGTAGGTATTACCGCAATAGCTGGCGTTAAAAGAGATAAACTTAAAGGCAATAATGAGTCATCTACCAATAAATCTATAAAACTAGGCGTATTAATTGCTGTAGCTTCTGGCGTATTATCGGCTTTTTTAAACGTAGGTTTTTCTAATGCTGCTCCTGTTGCAAAAATAGCAGTAGACAGTTATGGTACTAGTGCACAAAATGCAAGTTTAGCGTCTTGGGTAGTTGTTTTAATTGGAGCATTTGCTATGAACGGCGGTTATGCTATTTACAGACTTGCTAAAAATAAAACTTGGAATTCTTTTAAAGTAAAAAATAGCAAAAAAGCATATATGTGGGCTATTGCCACAGGTATATTTTGGTTTGCCGCTCTTGGTGTTTATGGCCAAGGAGCTGCTTTAATGGGAGATTTAGGTCCTGTTATTGGATGGCCAATTTTATTAGGTTTAGCATTAATAATAAGTAACATTTGGGCATATAGATCTGGAGAATGGAATAATGCCAAAGGCCCTTTTAAAATTCTTTTAGGCGGACTAGCTGTACTTATTTCTGCTATTTGCATTTTAGGATACGCAAACTACTAA
- a CDS encoding mandelate racemase/muconate lactonizing enzyme family protein: MKIKHIEPYVISHELDTPFYFSQWQYNTRKICLVKITLEDGTYGWGEGYGPAGVIKAGIEFFTPFLIGKQAIENEVLWQEMYRRSMDYARSGSLQAALSAIDVALWDIKGKLLNKSVAVLLGGLKNPTIQPYATGLYFTRVDNLEKVLTEEAKLYKSQGFKAIKMKVGLSIEEDVKYVAAIRKAIGNDVRLMIDANHAYSYQEAIELCRRVEKYNISWFEEPVSPEDYNGYRRLRENTTIPIAGGECEYLKFGFKRLLEKECVDIAQPDICASGGLTEAKRIATLAQAFNKDIVPHSWGTWIAISAAAHFVGNLDKNPGRMYNDLPTMELDRSENALRDIVTKCDLTVNNGLLCVPNTPGLGVDVNMDELEKYLDKEIHQNEKRFKIR, translated from the coding sequence ATGAAAATTAAACACATAGAACCTTACGTAATCAGCCACGAGTTGGATACTCCTTTTTACTTTTCTCAATGGCAATACAATACAAGAAAAATTTGTCTTGTAAAAATAACCTTAGAAGATGGCACCTATGGCTGGGGAGAGGGTTATGGCCCAGCAGGTGTAATTAAAGCCGGTATAGAATTTTTTACTCCTTTTCTTATAGGAAAACAAGCCATTGAAAACGAAGTTTTATGGCAAGAAATGTACCGAAGATCTATGGATTATGCCCGAAGCGGAAGCTTACAAGCCGCATTAAGTGCAATAGATGTAGCGCTGTGGGATATAAAAGGTAAACTACTAAATAAATCTGTAGCCGTTTTATTGGGCGGATTAAAAAACCCTACCATACAACCTTATGCAACTGGACTATATTTTACAAGAGTAGACAATTTAGAAAAAGTACTTACTGAAGAAGCAAAGCTTTATAAATCTCAAGGTTTTAAAGCCATTAAAATGAAAGTAGGCTTAAGCATTGAGGAAGACGTAAAATATGTAGCAGCCATACGCAAAGCAATTGGTAATGATGTTAGACTAATGATTGACGCAAACCACGCATATAGCTACCAAGAAGCAATAGAACTTTGCCGAAGAGTAGAAAAATACAATATCTCATGGTTTGAAGAACCAGTTTCTCCTGAAGATTATAACGGCTACAGAAGATTAAGAGAAAACACTACAATACCAATTGCTGGTGGCGAGTGTGAGTACCTAAAATTTGGATTTAAAAGGCTACTAGAAAAAGAGTGTGTAGATATTGCACAACCAGACATTTGTGCCTCTGGAGGACTGACTGAAGCAAAAAGAATTGCAACCCTAGCCCAAGCATTTAACAAAGATATTGTACCACACTCTTGGGGAACTTGGATTGCCATTAGCGCTGCTGCACATTTTGTAGGCAATCTAGATAAAAATCCGGGAAGAATGTATAACGACCTACCAACTATGGAATTAGACAGGTCTGAAAATGCATTGAGAGATATAGTTACAAAGTGTGACCTTACCGTAAACAACGGACTATTGTGCGTTCCTAACACCCCTGGTTTAGGCGTAGATGTAAATATGGATGAATTAGAAAAATACCTTGATAAAGAAATACATCAAAATGAAAAAAGATTTAAAATTCGGTAA
- a CDS encoding aldehyde dehydrogenase family protein produces MKKDLKFGNKKLYINGELKDASNGASFDVICPADEKPVANIAWASKEDTKLALQTAEEGFKHWSKLPLKERLNWIDKLRNKILEKSDLLRSSIMHEMGKTWEGSEEDLTSITNSLEYYSKEITKRHDIKIEDKEGSHEHKIVSQPLGVAVAFLAYNFPLLNLGFKLGPALAAGCSIILKPSEFSPLSAYIIGEICHEINFPKGVVTVICGDVSDVGIPLCESKIPRLITMIGSTETAQKLIEQSSKTSIKRYSMECGGNAPFIVFDDADLELAINIGAALKVGNTGQICVAPNRFYIHTSVIKKFTEGIVNKFKSTTIGFGKENKPQMGPLTNKQSVNKVQSIVTEAVNQGGEIHYGGKAIDQPGYYFEPTVITFKDSNPEILQHEIFGPVALIVPFTTKEEVIELANNTDAGLASYVFSKNDETLAYFSSKLEFGEVQLNGVKYDIYLPHGGVKNSGIGVDCSTYALDDYLIKKRVSKALN; encoded by the coding sequence ATGAAAAAAGATTTAAAATTCGGTAATAAAAAACTATATATAAATGGCGAATTAAAAGATGCTTCTAACGGAGCGTCTTTTGATGTAATATGTCCTGCCGATGAAAAACCAGTAGCTAATATTGCTTGGGCTAGTAAAGAAGACACAAAATTAGCGCTACAGACTGCCGAAGAAGGATTTAAACACTGGTCTAAACTACCATTAAAAGAACGTTTAAACTGGATAGATAAGCTAAGAAATAAAATACTAGAAAAAAGCGACTTACTACGCAGTAGTATTATGCATGAAATGGGGAAAACTTGGGAAGGAAGCGAGGAAGACCTTACAAGTATCACCAATTCTCTAGAATATTACTCTAAGGAAATTACTAAACGCCATGACATAAAAATTGAAGATAAAGAAGGTTCTCACGAACATAAAATTGTTTCACAACCTCTTGGTGTTGCTGTAGCCTTTTTGGCTTATAATTTTCCTTTACTAAATTTAGGTTTTAAACTAGGTCCTGCGTTAGCTGCCGGTTGCAGCATTATACTTAAACCATCTGAATTTTCACCTTTATCTGCATACATTATAGGAGAAATTTGTCACGAGATTAATTTTCCTAAAGGTGTTGTTACTGTTATTTGTGGTGATGTATCTGATGTTGGCATTCCGCTATGCGAAAGTAAAATTCCACGTTTAATAACAATGATTGGCTCTACAGAAACTGCACAAAAATTAATAGAGCAAAGCAGTAAAACTTCTATAAAAAGATACAGTATGGAGTGCGGTGGCAATGCTCCTTTTATTGTTTTTGACGATGCAGATTTAGAACTTGCAATAAATATTGGTGCCGCATTAAAAGTTGGCAATACAGGACAAATATGTGTTGCTCCAAACAGGTTTTACATTCACACTTCTGTTATCAAAAAATTTACAGAAGGCATTGTAAACAAATTTAAAAGTACAACCATTGGTTTTGGCAAAGAAAATAAACCACAAATGGGCCCCTTAACCAACAAGCAATCTGTAAACAAAGTACAAAGCATAGTTACAGAAGCTGTTAACCAAGGGGGAGAAATACATTATGGCGGCAAAGCAATAGACCAACCCGGTTATTATTTTGAGCCTACAGTAATAACATTTAAAGACTCTAACCCAGAAATTTTACAACATGAAATTTTTGGTCCTGTAGCACTAATTGTTCCATTTACAACAAAAGAAGAAGTTATAGAATTAGCAAACAATACAGATGCCGGTTTGGCATCTTACGTATTCTCTAAAAACGATGAAACTCTTGCTTATTTTTCTAGCAAATTAGAGTTTGGAGAAGTACAACTTAACGGTGTAAAATACGATATTTATTTACCTCACGGCGGTGTAAAAAACAGCGGAATTGGTGTAGACTGCTCTACATATGCTCTAGATGATTATCTAATTAAAAAAAGAGTTTCTAAAGCACTAAACTAA
- a CDS encoding 2-dehydro-3-deoxygalactonokinase yields MAAPDYFISCDWGTSNFRLRVVETATLSIVAEHKTDCGIKSLYEKFLKQRDKEQTQFFADYLKTQILLLPKKYQNYIIIAAGMASSNIGLFELNYADFPLNTNGKNLIWKHLVFNNNLEVLLISGAKTNFGMMRGEEVQAVGLEQQLNPYKKGILLLPGTHSKHLTYDNGIYTHLKNYMTGELFEVISKKSILANSVNLNSSTLIITSFLEGVQLGLKGQLSASLFSIRAKDLLQTSTKEENFYFLSGLLIGDEISYLKNNEENIFLVAPDPVFSLYKIALQQIITQDQLILFNDKTLENALLIGQKKILLQYEN; encoded by the coding sequence ATGGCAGCACCAGATTATTTTATTAGTTGTGATTGGGGAACATCTAACTTTAGGTTACGTGTTGTAGAAACAGCTACGCTTAGTATTGTTGCTGAACATAAAACAGACTGTGGAATAAAATCTCTCTATGAAAAATTCTTAAAACAAAGAGATAAAGAACAAACACAGTTTTTTGCAGACTACCTTAAAACACAAATTTTACTTTTACCCAAAAAGTATCAAAACTATATTATAATTGCGGCAGGTATGGCCTCTTCTAACATTGGTTTATTTGAGCTTAATTATGCCGACTTTCCTTTAAATACAAATGGCAAAAATTTAATTTGGAAACACCTAGTTTTTAACAACAACTTAGAGGTATTGTTAATCTCTGGAGCCAAAACAAATTTTGGGATGATGCGTGGTGAAGAAGTACAAGCAGTAGGGTTAGAACAACAACTAAACCCTTATAAAAAAGGAATTCTGTTATTACCTGGTACGCATAGCAAACACCTAACATATGATAACGGAATTTATACGCATCTAAAAAATTATATGACAGGTGAGTTATTTGAAGTGATCTCTAAAAAAAGCATCTTAGCAAACTCAGTTAATCTAAACTCTTCAACTTTAATAATAACTTCTTTTTTAGAAGGTGTACAACTTGGGCTAAAAGGACAATTAAGCGCTAGTTTATTTTCAATTAGAGCAAAGGATTTACTTCAAACATCAACCAAAGAAGAAAACTTTTATTTTTTAAGCGGACTCCTTATTGGTGATGAAATTAGCTATCTAAAAAATAATGAAGAAAACATATTTTTAGTAGCACCCGATCCTGTTTTTAGTTTATATAAAATTGCGTTACAACAAATTATAACACAAGATCAATTAATTCTTTTTAATGATAAAACATTAGAAAATGCACTTTTAATTGGCCAAAAGAAAATACTACTTCAATATGAAAACTAA
- a CDS encoding bifunctional 4-hydroxy-2-oxoglutarate aldolase/2-dehydro-3-deoxy-phosphogluconate aldolase, whose translation MKTKHPFNWKSHSKAPIVGIVRGLPLDTVISIANAYVLAGLSTIEITMNTIGASEIITEIRNKFPNLNVGAGTVCSVEDYNNAIAAGAQFIVTPVINEEVIKKAVADDVPIFPGAYSPSEIYKAWSLGASAVKIFPATQLGPTFVKDILAPLNNIKVLPTGGVTKENIASFFAAGATGVGMGSSLLNKELIKQNDFNGLAEHFKNIKAEIKAYL comes from the coding sequence ATGAAAACTAAACATCCTTTTAATTGGAAATCACATAGTAAAGCACCAATTGTAGGTATTGTACGAGGATTACCCTTAGATACTGTTATTAGCATTGCAAACGCATATGTTTTGGCTGGTTTATCTACTATAGAAATTACTATGAACACCATTGGAGCTTCAGAAATAATTACAGAAATAAGAAACAAGTTCCCAAATTTAAATGTTGGTGCCGGTACAGTTTGCTCTGTAGAAGATTATAATAATGCTATTGCAGCAGGTGCGCAATTTATTGTAACCCCTGTAATTAATGAAGAAGTTATAAAAAAAGCTGTAGCAGATGACGTTCCTATTTTTCCGGGCGCTTATTCTCCATCAGAAATCTACAAAGCTTGGTCTTTGGGAGCTTCTGCCGTAAAGATTTTCCCTGCAACGCAGCTAGGTCCTACTTTTGTTAAAGATATACTAGCACCTTTAAATAATATAAAAGTACTACCTACTGGTGGTGTTACTAAAGAAAATATTGCTTCGTTTTTTGCCGCAGGTGCTACTGGTGTTGGTATGGGAAGCTCCTTATTAAACAAAGAACTTATTAAACAAAACGATTTTAATGGTTTGGCAGAACATTTTAAAAACATTAAAGCAGAGATTAAAGCATATTTATAA
- a CDS encoding DUF5696 domain-containing protein, which translates to MKIIEKILLTCAILLVHSSFLHAQKAITLEDSNVKITVDGTTGNFTVIEKTSGQIWNPDPWENAAGLLTLTDSKKTKQTVNISNSKKIELTKKDKNTVVITFTNPAFRDGSIAKDVTLQTKLSLDPKTSKLRAEIISYKSSNHKLINLRYPSRYFSLKTDKDIGAAVIPQKQGIICPSYIFPMNGGRFCKWDDTTYNNKSIGTLELFNNGTGLSMPWWGTYNKKSAVVGIIDKDVRPKLFFNINNNGQYLFNAKGKMSNYQRVQFLDPVWDISTPNQTIGGITYSFIPKGDYVDMAKEYRKEAKKRGHFVSLRDKLARNPDVDKLPGSIYFGIYGGYPHYVNMPGMAFTFDDLKNMITTIHDTLKVDNAFIHAWGTFSNYVPNNWPISEELGGVKKLKEAVDLTNKYGYLYSSYHSYSALLENDPDFSTEFMWKDANGKLQETNSRWARVDSKYQLGLAKKHITEEIKALNLKADITDITFAAYREKGKEGRIALAKYIDSLNLVNGTEHGQEAWIPYFDMFEGLTYLGNPPLSTISKKAPLFNLVYHDAIAVFGKIQDPDNEVTNNGDFRIKSLRSILFGRGTTIFFAPYEFDGMSSMIKMANKLVAPIHKETFYAELESHEYLSKDFKVQRTKFSNGTTVIVNVGNVDQKIENGQTIPGYGYYVTRENGEINKGSYQVSLLEN; encoded by the coding sequence ATGAAAATTATTGAAAAAATACTCTTAACCTGTGCTATCCTATTGGTACACTCCAGTTTTTTACACGCTCAAAAAGCAATAACACTAGAAGATAGCAACGTAAAAATTACCGTAGATGGTACTACAGGTAACTTTACTGTAATTGAAAAAACTTCTGGTCAAATATGGAATCCAGATCCTTGGGAAAATGCTGCTGGTTTACTAACACTTACAGATAGTAAAAAAACTAAGCAAACAGTAAATATATCTAACAGTAAAAAAATAGAACTTACCAAAAAAGATAAAAATACGGTTGTAATAACATTTACCAATCCTGCTTTTAGAGATGGCTCTATAGCTAAAGATGTAACACTACAAACTAAATTAAGTTTAGATCCTAAAACATCTAAACTAAGAGCAGAAATTATAAGCTACAAATCTAGCAATCATAAACTAATAAATCTAAGGTATCCATCTCGCTACTTTAGCTTAAAAACAGATAAAGATATAGGTGCCGCTGTCATACCACAAAAGCAAGGCATCATCTGTCCGTCTTATATTTTCCCTATGAATGGTGGTCGTTTTTGTAAATGGGATGATACCACATATAATAATAAATCTATAGGTACTTTAGAGCTTTTTAATAACGGTACAGGCTTATCTATGCCATGGTGGGGAACCTACAATAAAAAATCTGCAGTAGTTGGTATTATTGACAAAGACGTAAGACCAAAATTATTTTTTAACATTAATAATAACGGTCAGTACTTATTTAATGCAAAGGGTAAAATGTCTAACTACCAAAGAGTACAGTTTTTAGATCCCGTATGGGACATATCAACACCTAACCAAACAATTGGAGGCATAACTTACTCTTTTATTCCTAAGGGAGATTATGTAGATATGGCTAAAGAATACAGAAAAGAAGCTAAAAAACGTGGTCATTTTGTTTCTTTAAGAGATAAACTAGCAAGAAATCCAGATGTAGATAAACTGCCAGGCTCTATCTACTTTGGTATTTATGGTGGCTACCCTCATTATGTAAATATGCCAGGTATGGCTTTTACTTTTGATGATTTAAAAAATATGATTACTACAATACACGACACTCTAAAAGTAGACAATGCTTTTATACACGCCTGGGGAACTTTCTCTAACTACGTACCTAACAACTGGCCAATAAGTGAAGAACTTGGTGGTGTTAAAAAACTTAAAGAAGCGGTAGATTTAACTAACAAATATGGTTACTTATACTCTTCATACCACTCCTACTCTGCTCTATTAGAGAACGATCCAGATTTTTCTACCGAATTTATGTGGAAAGATGCTAACGGTAAATTACAAGAAACTAATAGCAGATGGGCACGTGTAGATAGTAAATACCAATTAGGTTTGGCAAAAAAACACATCACTGAAGAAATAAAAGCATTAAACTTAAAAGCAGATATTACAGATATTACGTTTGCTGCATATAGAGAAAAAGGAAAAGAAGGGCGTATTGCTCTTGCCAAATACATAGACTCTTTAAACCTTGTAAACGGAACAGAACACGGCCAAGAAGCTTGGATTCCTTATTTTGATATGTTTGAAGGCTTAACTTATCTTGGCAATCCTCCACTTTCTACTATTTCTAAAAAGGCTCCACTTTTTAATCTTGTATACCATGATGCTATTGCTGTTTTTGGAAAAATACAAGATCCAGATAACGAGGTTACTAACAATGGTGATTTTAGAATAAAGTCATTACGCAGCATACTTTTTGGTAGAGGAACAACTATTTTCTTTGCTCCGTATGAGTTTGACGGTATGTCTAGTATGATTAAAATGGCTAACAAATTAGTAGCTCCAATACACAAAGAAACATTTTATGCCGAATTAGAAAGTCACGAATACTTAAGTAAAGATTTTAAAGTGCAACGTACAAAATTTTCTAATGGAACTACTGTAATTGTTAACGTAGGTAATGTAGACCAAAAAATAGAAAACGGACAAACAATTCCTGGTTATGGCTATTATGTTACCAGAGAAAACGGAGAAATTAACAAAGGAAGCTACCAAGTTAGTTTGTTAGAAAACTAA